A single region of the Streptomyces sp. NBC_01381 genome encodes:
- a CDS encoding RIP metalloprotease has translation MTTLMMILGIVVFAVGLLFSIAWHELGHLSTAKLFGIRVPQYMVGFGPTIFSRKKGDTEYGIKAIPLGGYIRMIGMFPPGPDGKIEARSTSPWRGMIEDARSAAFEELKPGDETRLFYTRKPWKRVIVMFAGPFMNLILAVAIFLGVMMTFGISTQTNQVGKVSDCVIQQSENRSTCEKGDKPSPAKAAGLKLGDKIVGFQGQPVEDWSTLQSEIRETIGPATITVERDGKRVDLHATLIKNQVSKTDGDGGYVEGKYVYAGFLGFTPATGIVQQGFGDSVDRMGDMMENGVESLVALPSKVPDLWDAAFGDGDRKQDSPMGVVGAARVGGEVFTLDIPPENQIAMMLFLVAGFNLSLFLFNMLPLLPLDGGHIAGALWESVRRKAAKLLKRPDPGPFDVAKLMPVAYVVAGIFICFTILVLIADVVNPVRIS, from the coding sequence ATGACGACCTTGATGATGATCCTCGGCATAGTCGTCTTCGCGGTCGGACTGCTGTTCTCGATCGCCTGGCACGAGCTGGGCCACCTGTCGACCGCCAAGCTGTTCGGCATCCGCGTGCCGCAGTACATGGTGGGCTTCGGCCCGACGATCTTCTCGCGCAAGAAGGGCGACACCGAGTACGGCATCAAGGCCATCCCCCTGGGCGGCTACATCCGCATGATCGGCATGTTCCCGCCAGGACCGGACGGCAAGATCGAGGCCCGCTCGACGTCCCCCTGGCGCGGCATGATCGAGGACGCCCGGTCGGCCGCCTTCGAGGAGCTCAAGCCCGGCGACGAAACCCGCCTCTTCTACACGCGCAAGCCCTGGAAGCGCGTGATCGTGATGTTCGCGGGCCCCTTCATGAACCTGATCCTCGCCGTGGCGATCTTCCTCGGCGTGATGATGACGTTCGGCATCAGCACCCAGACGAACCAGGTCGGCAAGGTCTCGGACTGTGTCATCCAGCAGAGCGAGAACCGCTCGACCTGCGAGAAGGGCGACAAGCCCTCGCCCGCCAAGGCCGCGGGCCTGAAGCTGGGCGACAAGATCGTCGGCTTCCAGGGGCAGCCCGTCGAGGACTGGTCCACGCTCCAGTCGGAGATCCGCGAGACCATCGGCCCGGCCACCATCACGGTCGAGCGCGACGGCAAGCGGGTGGACCTGCACGCCACCCTGATCAAGAACCAGGTCAGCAAGACGGACGGCGACGGCGGCTACGTGGAAGGGAAGTACGTCTACGCCGGCTTCCTCGGCTTCACCCCGGCCACCGGCATCGTCCAGCAGGGCTTCGGCGACTCCGTGGACCGCATGGGCGACATGATGGAGAACGGCGTCGAGTCGCTCGTCGCCCTGCCGTCCAAGGTCCCCGACCTGTGGGACGCGGCCTTCGGGGACGGCGACCGCAAGCAGGACTCCCCGATGGGCGTCGTGGGCGCGGCCCGCGTGGGCGGCGAGGTCTTCACCCTGGACATCCCGCCGGAGAACCAGATCGCGATGATGCTGTTCCTGGTGGCGGGCTTCAACCTGTCGCTGTTCCTCTTCAACATGCTCCCGCTGCTGCCGCTGGACGGCGGGCACATCGCGGGCGCCCTGTGGGAGTCGGTGCGGCGGAAGGCGGCCAAGCTCCTGAAGCGGCCCGACCCGGGCCCCTTCGACGTCGCGAAGCTGATGCCGGTCGCCTACGTGGTCGCGGGAATCTTCATCTGCTTCACGATCCTGGTGCTGATCGCGGACGTGGTGAACCCGGTGAGGATTTCCTGA
- the ispG gene encoding flavodoxin-dependent (E)-4-hydroxy-3-methylbut-2-enyl-diphosphate synthase produces the protein MTAVSLGIPSVPTKLADRRVSRKIQVGTVAVGGDAPVSVQSMTTTRTSDIGATLQQIAELTASGCQIVRVACPTQDDADALSTIARKSQIPVIADIHFQPKYVFAAIDAGCAAVRVNPGNIKQFDDKVKEIARAANDAGTPIRIGVNAGSLDARLLKKYGKATPEALVESALWEASLFEEHGFRDIKISVKHNDPVVMVNAYRQLAAACDYPLHLGVTEAGPAFQGTIKSAVAFGALLSEGIGDTIRVSLSAPPAEEVKVGMQILESLNLKQRRLEIVSCPSCGRAQVDVYKLAEEVTAGLDGMEVPLRVAVMGCVVNGPGEAREADLGVASGNGKGQIFVKGEVIKTVPESKIVETLIEEALKIAEQMEKDGVPSGEPSVAVAG, from the coding sequence ATGACTGCCGTATCGCTCGGAATCCCGTCCGTTCCGACCAAGCTCGCCGACCGCAGGGTCAGCCGCAAGATCCAGGTCGGAACGGTCGCCGTCGGCGGGGACGCACCGGTGTCGGTGCAGTCGATGACGACGACGCGTACGTCCGACATCGGGGCGACGCTGCAGCAGATCGCCGAGCTGACGGCGTCCGGCTGCCAGATCGTCCGCGTGGCGTGCCCGACGCAGGATGACGCGGACGCGCTGTCGACGATCGCGCGCAAGTCGCAGATCCCGGTGATCGCCGACATTCACTTCCAGCCGAAGTATGTGTTCGCGGCGATCGACGCGGGCTGCGCGGCGGTGCGTGTAAACCCGGGCAACATCAAGCAGTTCGACGACAAGGTCAAGGAGATCGCGCGCGCCGCGAACGACGCGGGCACGCCGATCCGGATCGGGGTCAACGCGGGCTCCCTGGACGCGCGCCTTCTCAAGAAGTACGGCAAGGCGACGCCCGAGGCCCTGGTCGAGTCGGCCCTCTGGGAGGCGTCCCTCTTCGAGGAGCACGGCTTCCGGGACATCAAGATCTCGGTGAAGCACAACGACCCGGTCGTGATGGTCAACGCCTACCGCCAGCTCGCCGCGGCGTGCGACTACCCGCTGCACCTCGGCGTGACGGAGGCCGGTCCGGCCTTCCAGGGCACGATCAAGTCGGCGGTCGCCTTCGGCGCGCTGCTGAGCGAGGGCATCGGCGACACGATCCGCGTCTCCCTCTCCGCCCCCCCGGCGGAGGAGGTCAAGGTCGGCATGCAGATCCTGGAGTCGCTGAACCTCAAGCAGCGCCGCCTGGAGATCGTCTCCTGCCCCTCCTGCGGCCGCGCCCAGGTCGACGTCTACAAGCTGGCCGAGGAGGTCACCGCGGGCCTCGACGGCATGGAGGTCCCCCTCCGCGTCGCCGTCATGGGCTGCGTCGTGAACGGCCCCGGCGAGGCCCGCGAGGCCGACCTCGGCGTCGCCTCCGGCAACGGCAAGGGGCAGATCTTCGTCAAGGGCGAGGTCATCAAGACGGTGCCCGAGTCGAAGATCGTGGAGACCCTCATCGAGGAAGCGCTGAAGATCGCCGAGCAGATGGAGAAGGACGGCGTCCCGTCGGGCGAGCCGTCGGTGGCGGTGGCGGGCTAG
- a CDS encoding GNAT family N-acetyltransferase, with the protein MLTQTTSRVLEPSDLDAALAVLDREPVANAFVTSRVRVAGLDPWRLGGEMWGWYEDGILESLCYAGANLVPICATPRAVRAFADRARRAGRRCSSIVGPAEPTAQLWRLLEPSWGPAREVRAQQPLMVTDRLPQNITPDPYVRRVRKDEMETIMPACVAMFTEEVGISPLAGDGGLLYQARVAELVGAGRSFARLDGDGKVVFKAEIGAATAHACQVQGVWVAPEYRGKGLAAPGMAAVLAYALADVAPVVSLYVNDFNTAARAAYRRVGFQEVGAFMSVLF; encoded by the coding sequence GTGTTGACTCAGACCACCTCCCGGGTCCTCGAACCGAGCGACCTGGACGCCGCGCTCGCCGTGCTCGACCGCGAGCCGGTGGCCAACGCCTTCGTGACCTCGCGGGTCCGCGTCGCGGGCCTCGACCCGTGGCGTCTCGGCGGCGAGATGTGGGGCTGGTACGAGGACGGAATCCTTGAGTCGCTCTGCTACGCGGGCGCCAACCTCGTCCCCATCTGCGCCACCCCCCGCGCCGTACGCGCCTTCGCCGACCGCGCCCGCAGGGCCGGCCGCCGCTGCTCCTCCATCGTCGGCCCCGCCGAGCCCACGGCCCAGCTGTGGCGCCTGCTCGAACCGTCCTGGGGCCCCGCCCGCGAGGTCCGCGCCCAGCAGCCGCTGATGGTCACCGACCGGCTCCCGCAGAACATCACGCCCGACCCGTACGTCCGTCGCGTACGCAAGGACGAGATGGAGACGATCATGCCGGCGTGCGTGGCGATGTTCACCGAGGAGGTCGGCATCTCGCCGCTCGCCGGCGACGGCGGCCTGCTCTACCAGGCGAGGGTCGCCGAACTGGTCGGCGCGGGGCGCTCGTTCGCCCGCCTCGACGGCGACGGCAAGGTCGTCTTCAAGGCCGAGATCGGCGCCGCCACGGCGCACGCCTGCCAGGTGCAGGGCGTCTGGGTCGCCCCCGAGTACCGCGGCAAGGGCCTGGCCGCCCCCGGCATGGCCGCCGTCCTGGCCTACGCCCTCGCGGACGTGGCCCCGGTCGTCAGCCTCTACGTCAACGACTTCAACACCGCGGCAAGGGCGGCGTACCGGCGCGTGGGGTTCCAGGAGGTCGGGGCGTTCATGAGCGTCCTGTTCTAG
- a CDS encoding GNAT family N-acetyltransferase → MTDDDVVIGPLDLATHVDDALRVQAHAFGLSDDEVAVRRQIVLRHITYPGARALGARTPEGRLIGFVYGMPNDRSHWWSTVVEPYLRARDLDGWLDDSFVITELHVQPGHQNRGVGRTLITTITDSAAQPRSILSAIDIESPARGLYRSLGYTDLARNVLFPSAPKPYAVMGAPLPLRRPGA, encoded by the coding sequence ATGACTGACGACGACGTCGTGATCGGGCCCCTGGACCTCGCCACGCACGTGGACGACGCGCTGCGCGTGCAGGCCCACGCGTTCGGGCTCAGCGACGACGAAGTGGCCGTGCGGCGGCAGATCGTGCTGCGGCACATCACCTACCCCGGCGCCCGCGCACTCGGCGCCCGTACGCCCGAGGGCCGGCTCATCGGCTTCGTCTACGGCATGCCCAACGACCGCTCCCACTGGTGGTCCACGGTCGTCGAGCCGTATCTGCGGGCCCGGGACCTGGACGGCTGGCTCGACGACTCCTTCGTGATCACCGAGCTCCATGTGCAGCCGGGCCACCAGAACCGCGGCGTCGGCCGCACGCTCATCACCACCATCACCGACAGCGCCGCGCAGCCCCGCTCGATCCTCTCCGCGATCGACATCGAGAGCCCGGCGCGCGGCCTCTACCGCTCCCTTGGCTACACGGACCTGGCCCGCAACGTCCTGTTCCCCAGCGCCCCGAAGCCATACGCGGTGATGGGTGCGCCCCTGCCGCTCAGGCGGCCCGGCGCCTAA
- a CDS encoding proline--tRNA ligase: MAQVQRMSRLMIKTLRDDPADAETLNHKLLVRAGYVRRTAAGIWSWLPLGKKVLENITHVVREEMDAIGAQEVLLPALLPKESYDATGRYDEYGDLLFRLKDRKGADYLLGPTHEEIFTQIVKDQCSSYKDLPVILYQIQTKYRDEARPRAGVLRGREFQMKDSYSFDTTDEGLAESYALHRAAYIKIFERLGLDHRIVSAVSGAMGGSASEEFLAPAPAGEDTFVDCPACDYAANTEAVSFVATEAVDASAHGPVEDLDTPDTPTIETLAAHLGVPASATLKNLLVKVDGEIVAVGVPGDREVDLDKLGEHLAPAVVELVTAEDFVGRDDLVRGYVGPQGLEKVRYIADPRVAAGTAWITGANKINTHAKNVVAGRDFEVDDYLDVVVVQEGDPCPKCGTGLKLDRAIEIGHIFQLGRKFADAFQLDVLGQQGKPVRVTMGSYGIGVSRAVAALAEQTADDKGLCWPKEIAPADVHVVAAGKALQTELALDVSEQLNAAGVRVLVDDRAGVSPGVKFTDAELIGVPTILVAGRRSAEGVVELKDRRTGEREELTVAEAIARLTA; encoded by the coding sequence ATGGCCCAGGTCCAGCGCATGTCCCGATTGATGATCAAGACACTGCGCGACGACCCGGCGGACGCCGAGACGCTCAACCACAAGCTGCTCGTCCGGGCCGGATACGTCCGCCGCACCGCCGCCGGCATCTGGTCCTGGCTGCCCCTCGGCAAGAAGGTCCTGGAGAACATCACCCACGTCGTGCGCGAGGAGATGGACGCCATCGGCGCCCAGGAAGTCCTCCTGCCGGCGCTCCTTCCCAAGGAGTCGTACGACGCGACGGGCCGCTACGACGAGTACGGCGACCTGCTCTTCCGCCTGAAGGACCGCAAGGGCGCGGACTACCTCCTCGGCCCCACGCACGAGGAGATCTTCACCCAGATCGTCAAGGACCAGTGCTCGTCCTACAAGGACCTGCCGGTGATCCTCTACCAGATCCAGACCAAGTACCGCGACGAGGCCCGCCCCCGCGCCGGTGTGCTGCGCGGCCGCGAGTTCCAGATGAAGGACTCGTACTCCTTCGACACCACGGACGAGGGCCTCGCCGAGTCGTACGCCCTGCACCGCGCCGCGTACATCAAGATCTTCGAGCGCCTCGGCCTCGACCACCGCATCGTCTCCGCCGTCTCCGGCGCGATGGGCGGCTCGGCCTCCGAGGAGTTCCTGGCGCCGGCGCCGGCCGGTGAGGACACGTTCGTGGACTGCCCCGCGTGCGACTACGCGGCCAACACGGAGGCCGTGTCCTTCGTCGCGACGGAGGCCGTCGACGCGTCGGCGCACGGGCCCGTCGAGGACCTGGACACCCCCGACACCCCGACGATCGAGACGCTCGCCGCGCACCTCGGCGTGCCCGCGTCCGCGACCCTGAAGAACCTCCTGGTCAAGGTCGACGGCGAGATTGTCGCCGTGGGCGTCCCCGGCGACCGCGAGGTCGACCTGGACAAGCTCGGCGAGCACCTCGCGCCCGCCGTCGTGGAGCTCGTGACGGCCGAGGACTTCGTGGGCCGCGACGATCTCGTACGCGGATACGTCGGCCCTCAGGGCCTGGAGAAGGTCCGCTACATCGCCGACCCGCGGGTGGCGGCGGGCACGGCCTGGATCACCGGCGCGAACAAGATCAACACGCATGCGAAGAACGTCGTCGCCGGCCGTGACTTCGAGGTCGACGACTACCTGGACGTCGTGGTCGTCCAGGAGGGCGACCCCTGCCCCAAGTGCGGCACCGGCCTGAAGCTGGACCGCGCCATCGAGATCGGCCACATCTTCCAGCTGGGCCGCAAGTTCGCCGACGCCTTCCAGCTGGACGTGCTCGGCCAGCAGGGCAAGCCGGTGCGCGTGACGATGGGCTCGTACGGCATCGGTGTCTCGCGCGCTGTGGCGGCGCTCGCCGAGCAGACCGCGGACGACAAGGGTCTGTGCTGGCCCAAGGAGATCGCCCCCGCCGACGTCCACGTGGTGGCCGCGGGCAAGGCGCTCCAGACGGAGCTCGCGCTCGACGTCTCCGAGCAGCTGAACGCCGCGGGCGTCCGTGTCCTGGTCGACGATCGGGCGGGCGTCTCGCCGGGCGTGAAGTTCACCGACGCGGAGCTGATCGGCGTCCCGACCATCCTCGTCGCGGGCCGCCGCTCCGCCGAGGGCGTCGTGGAGCTGAAGGACCGCCGGACGGGGGAGCGCGAGGAACTGACGGTGGCCGAGGCGATCGCGCGCCTCACGGCCTAG
- a CDS encoding aminoglycoside phosphotransferase family protein — MAFEPPQRLITALGETAQDGDDWLEKLPQAVEQAVALRELTVERVHVPGGRSSLVVLVRLADGTPAVLKLVPPRSRPQSERVALAHWAGLGAVRLLDPSATDGALLLERLHRDVSVRSLPEAKALLEAAGTLRRLWVDPPPDHRCETVAERTGRQADAMRASASADREVAPLVDAALAAREELLAGAPDVRLLHGTFRQSKVLQGDRVPWLAVGPDPVVGEPAFDLARLVRDRVEDLIASPSGASITRRRVKKLAESLDVDQERLRGWTLFRAVESGVRARRVGREQDAELLLEFAGWL; from the coding sequence ATGGCTTTCGAACCGCCGCAGCGTCTGATCACCGCACTCGGTGAGACGGCGCAGGACGGCGACGACTGGCTGGAGAAGCTGCCCCAGGCGGTGGAACAGGCCGTCGCGCTACGCGAGTTGACCGTCGAGCGGGTCCATGTGCCCGGCGGGCGCAGCAGCCTCGTCGTCCTGGTGCGGCTCGCGGACGGCACGCCCGCCGTCCTGAAGCTGGTGCCGCCGCGGTCGCGGCCGCAGAGCGAGCGGGTGGCCCTTGCGCACTGGGCCGGGCTCGGTGCCGTACGGCTCCTGGACCCGTCCGCCACGGACGGCGCGCTGCTCCTCGAACGGCTGCACCGCGACGTGTCGGTACGTTCGCTGCCCGAGGCCAAGGCGCTCCTCGAAGCGGCGGGCACGCTGCGCCGCCTGTGGGTGGATCCGCCGCCGGACCACCGCTGCGAGACGGTCGCCGAGCGGACCGGGCGGCAGGCCGATGCGATGCGGGCATCGGCGTCCGCCGACAGGGAGGTCGCGCCGCTGGTGGACGCGGCGCTGGCCGCGCGGGAGGAGCTGCTTGCCGGGGCGCCGGATGTGCGGTTGCTGCACGGCACCTTCCGGCAGAGCAAGGTGCTTCAGGGTGACCGGGTGCCGTGGCTGGCGGTGGGGCCCGACCCGGTCGTCGGTGAGCCCGCCTTCGACCTGGCACGTCTCGTACGCGACCGCGTCGAGGACCTGATCGCGTCCCCCTCCGGGGCCTCGATCACCCGTCGCCGGGTGAAGAAGCTGGCGGAGTCCCTGGACGTCGACCAGGAGCGGCTGCGGGGCTGGACGCTGTTCCGCGCCGTGGAGTCGGGCGTACGGGCACGCCGCGTCGGCCGCGAACAGGACGCGGAGCTGCTGCTGGAGTTCGCCGGCTGGCTCTGA
- a CDS encoding ferritin-like domain-containing protein yields MSDSKDELKAVQAALGAEHAAVYGYGVVGGRIGEDRRGEARTAYDAHRARRDELQRAVRDLGGEPEPSAAAYKLPFAVPDSAAAVRLATELEERVAGVYSDLVRASTGARRGSAAEALREAAVRAARWRGGSVTFPGLAERSATSGSSAPQA; encoded by the coding sequence GTGAGCGATTCCAAGGACGAGTTGAAAGCGGTGCAGGCCGCTCTCGGTGCCGAGCACGCCGCCGTGTACGGCTACGGGGTCGTCGGCGGCCGGATCGGCGAGGACCGCAGGGGGGAGGCGCGCACGGCGTACGACGCGCATCGCGCACGCCGCGACGAGCTGCAGCGCGCCGTACGCGATCTGGGCGGCGAGCCCGAGCCGTCGGCGGCCGCCTACAAGCTGCCGTTCGCGGTGCCGGACTCGGCGGCCGCCGTGCGGCTGGCAACGGAGCTGGAGGAGCGCGTCGCGGGGGTCTACTCCGATCTCGTACGCGCCTCCACCGGCGCCCGGCGTGGCAGCGCCGCCGAGGCGCTGCGGGAGGCGGCGGTCCGTGCGGCGCGCTGGCGGGGCGGGAGCGTAACCTTCCCTGGTCTCGCCGAGCGGTCCGCCACGTCCGGCTCTTCGGCACCTCAGGCATGA